Proteins found in one Allorhizobium pseudoryzae genomic segment:
- a CDS encoding sensor histidine kinase NtrY-like, producing MTEASPTTASDDLAVSVQDRRAVFALPGLVLAGGALLCAVLTLFVLMGVTPVAPTTNVVIASAVLNTFFVLGLIYLIGREVGRLLKARKRGRAAARLHVRIVVLFSIVAITPAVLVAIFASVTLNVGLDRWFSLRTQSIVQSSLDVARAYMLENASYLQGQTVSMANDLERNRAMFYLDRTGFVDMMTRQAKGRGMLGAFLVREDGAAIAQADIETERPLPAVPADALASSAAGQPTLIPPGVTNLVGAIIKLDAIPGAFLYTIRAVDPKVMAAMRLMEDNRAEYQAMEAGRMSLQVAFAVLYLGFALIVLLAAIWTAIAVADRIVRPIRLLISAADNVATGNMNVIVPVRAADGDVGNLSRTFNKMISQIRSQRDEILVAKDEMDDRRRFIEAVLSGVTAAVIGVEDDHRISIVNPSAEDFLGLPAHSLIGAELVDVAPEIEQVLREATVRSRSDLRKEVNLMRGGKERTLSVQVTREESRSSAESYVITLDDITDLVIAQRSTAWADVARRIAHEIKNPLTPIQLSAERLKRRYGKQIDENDRAVFDQCTDTIVRQVGDIGRMVDEFSSFARMPKPAKEQSDLRDILRDAIFLREMGASHVTFLRELGDAPLVGLFDSRMLGQAFGNLIKNAVEAIEAVPSDAERDGRKVLVRARYDAAREQFCVDIIDNGNGLPVENRHRILEPYMTMREKGTGLGLAIVKKIIEEHGGQLELHDAPVDFDHGKGAMIRVVLPHSQGAGSAETGNKEVAYGV from the coding sequence ATGACGGAAGCATCACCGACAACGGCCAGTGACGACCTGGCGGTGTCCGTGCAGGATCGGCGAGCGGTGTTTGCGCTGCCGGGTCTTGTGTTGGCGGGTGGCGCGCTGCTGTGTGCCGTCCTGACGCTGTTCGTGCTGATGGGGGTGACGCCTGTCGCGCCGACCACGAACGTGGTGATTGCCTCTGCAGTGCTCAATACGTTTTTCGTCCTGGGCCTGATCTACCTGATCGGCCGGGAAGTCGGTCGTCTGTTGAAGGCCAGAAAACGGGGCAGGGCGGCGGCGAGGCTGCATGTACGCATCGTCGTGCTGTTTTCGATCGTGGCGATTACGCCGGCGGTTCTCGTGGCGATCTTCGCGAGCGTCACCCTGAATGTCGGCCTCGACCGCTGGTTCTCTCTGCGCACGCAATCGATCGTCCAATCGTCGCTCGATGTGGCGCGCGCCTACATGCTGGAAAATGCCAGCTATCTGCAGGGCCAGACGGTTTCGATGGCGAACGACCTCGAGCGCAACCGGGCGATGTTCTACCTCGACAGGACCGGCTTCGTGGACATGATGACGCGCCAGGCGAAGGGCCGCGGCATGCTGGGTGCCTTCCTGGTGCGGGAAGACGGCGCGGCGATCGCCCAGGCCGATATCGAGACGGAACGTCCGCTGCCGGCAGTGCCCGCCGATGCGCTCGCAAGTTCCGCGGCCGGGCAGCCGACGCTCATCCCGCCGGGTGTCACCAATCTCGTCGGCGCGATCATCAAGCTCGATGCGATCCCCGGCGCCTTTCTCTACACCATCCGCGCGGTCGATCCGAAGGTCATGGCGGCCATGCGCCTGATGGAGGACAACCGGGCGGAATACCAGGCGATGGAAGCCGGCCGCATGAGCCTGCAGGTGGCTTTCGCCGTGCTTTATCTGGGCTTCGCGCTGATCGTGCTGCTGGCGGCGATCTGGACGGCGATCGCGGTGGCGGATCGAATCGTCCGGCCAATCCGTCTGCTGATTTCGGCCGCCGATAACGTGGCGACCGGCAACATGAATGTCATCGTGCCCGTACGGGCCGCCGATGGCGATGTCGGCAATCTGTCGCGCACCTTCAACAAGATGATCTCGCAGATCCGCAGCCAGCGCGACGAAATCCTCGTTGCCAAGGACGAGATGGATGATCGCCGTCGCTTCATCGAGGCGGTCCTGTCCGGCGTGACGGCCGCCGTGATCGGTGTCGAGGACGACCATCGCATCAGCATCGTCAACCCGTCGGCAGAAGACTTCCTCGGGCTTCCGGCGCACTCTCTGATCGGTGCCGAGCTGGTGGATGTGGCGCCCGAGATCGAGCAGGTGCTGCGCGAGGCGACGGTGCGCTCCCGCAGCGATCTGCGCAAGGAGGTCAACCTGATGCGGGGCGGCAAGGAGCGGACGCTCTCCGTGCAGGTGACCCGCGAGGAAAGCCGCAGCAGCGCCGAATCCTATGTCATCACGCTCGACGACATTACCGATCTGGTGATTGCCCAGCGTTCGACCGCCTGGGCGGATGTGGCGCGGCGCATTGCCCACGAGATCAAGAACCCGCTGACGCCGATCCAGCTGTCTGCCGAGCGCCTGAAGCGGCGTTACGGCAAGCAGATCGACGAGAATGACCGCGCCGTCTTCGACCAGTGCACCGATACGATCGTGCGCCAGGTGGGCGATATCGGCCGCATGGTGGACGAGTTTTCTTCCTTCGCGCGCATGCCGAAGCCGGCCAAGGAACAGTCGGACCTCCGCGACATCCTGCGCGACGCGATCTTCCTGCGCGAAATGGGAGCTAGCCACGTGACGTTCCTGCGCGAGCTTGGGGATGCGCCACTTGTCGGGCTGTTCGATTCGCGCATGCTGGGCCAGGCCTTCGGCAACCTCATCAAGAACGCGGTCGAGGCGATCGAGGCGGTGCCGAGCGATGCGGAGCGGGATGGCCGCAAGGTGCTGGTGCGGGCGCGTTACGACGCGGCGCGGGAGCAGTTCTGCGTCGATATCATCGACAACGGCAACGGCCTGCCGGTGGAAAATCGCCACCGCATTCTGGAGCCCTATATGACGATGCGCGAGAAGGGCACGGGCCTCGGCCTCGCCATCGTCAAGAAGATCATTGAAGAACACGGCGGGCAGCTTGAGCTGCATGATGCACCCGTGGATTTCGATCATGGCAAGGGTGCCATGATCCG
- the ntrC gene encoding nitrogen regulation protein NR(I): protein MTATILVADDDAAIRTVLNQALTRAGYDVRITSNAATLWRWISAGEGDLVVTDVVMPDENAFDLLPRIKKSRPELPVLVMSAQNTFMTAIKASEKGAYDYLPKPFDLTELIAIIGRALAEPKRKPAKLDDDTQDGMPLVGRSAAMQEIYRVLARLMQTDLTLMITGESGTGKELVARALHDYGKRRNGPFVAINMAAIPRDLIESELFGHEKGAFTGAQNRSTGRFEQAEGGTLFLDEIGDMPMDAQTRLLRVLQQGEYTTVGGRTPIRTDVRIVAATNKDLKQLINQGLFREDLYYRLNVVPLRLPPLRDRAEDIPDLVRHFIQQGEKEGLDAKRFDTEALDIMKSYAWPGNVRELENLVRRLMALYPQDVISREIIDQELRADVPDSPIDKMGARPGNLTISQAVEENMRTYFASFGDGLPPPGLYDRVLTEMEYPLILAALTATRGNQIKAADLLGLNRNTLRKKIRELGVSVYRSSRTA, encoded by the coding sequence ATGACCGCTACGATCCTTGTCGCCGACGACGACGCGGCCATCCGGACCGTCTTGAACCAGGCCTTGACCCGCGCCGGCTACGACGTGCGTATCACCTCAAATGCCGCCACCCTGTGGCGCTGGATTTCGGCCGGCGAGGGTGACCTTGTCGTGACCGACGTGGTGATGCCGGATGAGAACGCCTTCGATCTTCTGCCGCGCATCAAGAAGTCGAGGCCGGAACTGCCGGTGCTGGTCATGAGCGCCCAGAACACCTTCATGACCGCCATCAAGGCGTCGGAAAAGGGCGCCTATGACTATCTGCCAAAGCCCTTTGACCTCACCGAACTGATCGCCATCATCGGTCGGGCGCTGGCCGAACCGAAGCGCAAGCCCGCCAAGCTGGATGACGACACGCAGGACGGCATGCCGCTCGTTGGCCGGTCCGCCGCGATGCAGGAAATCTACCGCGTTCTGGCCCGTCTGATGCAGACGGACCTGACGCTGATGATCACCGGTGAGTCCGGCACCGGCAAGGAACTGGTGGCCCGTGCGCTGCATGATTACGGCAAGCGCCGCAATGGTCCCTTCGTTGCGATCAACATGGCCGCCATTCCGCGCGACCTGATCGAATCGGAGCTGTTCGGCCACGAGAAGGGCGCGTTTACCGGCGCGCAGAACCGCTCGACCGGCCGCTTCGAGCAGGCCGAAGGCGGAACACTCTTCCTCGACGAAATCGGCGATATGCCGATGGATGCACAGACGCGTCTCTTGCGTGTCCTGCAGCAGGGCGAATATACGACGGTGGGTGGTCGAACCCCGATCCGCACCGACGTGCGCATCGTAGCCGCCACCAACAAGGATCTGAAGCAGCTGATCAATCAGGGCCTCTTCCGCGAGGATCTGTATTATCGCCTGAACGTCGTGCCGCTGCGCCTGCCGCCGCTCCGGGACCGCGCCGAGGACATTCCCGACCTCGTGCGCCACTTCATCCAGCAGGGCGAAAAGGAAGGGCTCGATGCCAAGCGCTTCGATACCGAGGCGCTCGACATCATGAAGTCCTATGCCTGGCCGGGCAATGTGCGCGAGCTGGAGAACCTCGTGCGGCGCCTGATGGCGCTTTATCCACAGGATGTAATTTCACGCGAGATTATCGACCAGGAGTTGCGCGCGGACGTGCCCGACAGCCCGATCGACAAGATGGGCGCGCGCCCCGGCAACCTGACGATCTCGCAGGCTGTAGAAGAAAACATGCGCACCTATTTCGCCAGTTTCGGCGACGGTCTGCCGCCGCCGGGCCTTTATGATCGGGTTCTGACCGAGATGGAGTATCCGCTGATTCTCGCCGCATTGACCGCGACCCGCGGCAACCAGATCAAGGCGGCCGATCTTCTGGGCCTCAACCGCAACACGCTGCGCAAGAAAATTAGAGAACTCGGCGTTTCCGTTTATCGCAGTTCACGCACGGCCTGA
- a CDS encoding two-component system sensor histidine kinase NtrB, translated as MSPNHVDQGANALAMAVLNSVQNPVVLVNQEGMIAFANWEAEAFFGASASHLARNKISTFIPFGSPLLALIDQVRDRKAPVNEYRVDLSSPRLGQDKLVDLYVAPVVSEPGSVVVVFQERTMADKIDRQLTHRAAARSVTGLASMLAHEIKNPLSGIRGAAQLLESSVADEDRSLTRLICDETDRIVSLVDRMEVFSDERPVDRVPLNIHSVLDHVKAIAKAGFGRDIKILENYDPSLPPVYANRDQLVQVFLNLIKNAAEAIGGQPDGEIMLTTAYRPGIRLSVAGTREKISLPLEFCVIDNGPGVPSDLLPHLFDPFITTKTNGSGLGLALVAKIIGGHGGIVECDSQARRTIFRVLMPMHKDAGSFDEGRP; from the coding sequence ATGAGCCCGAACCACGTCGATCAGGGCGCGAACGCGCTCGCCATGGCCGTGCTGAACTCGGTTCAGAACCCGGTCGTGCTTGTCAACCAGGAGGGGATGATCGCCTTCGCCAACTGGGAGGCCGAGGCCTTTTTCGGCGCGAGTGCGTCGCATCTGGCCCGCAACAAGATCTCGACCTTCATCCCCTTCGGCAGCCCGCTTCTCGCGCTGATCGATCAGGTGCGCGACCGCAAGGCGCCGGTCAACGAATACCGCGTCGATCTGTCGTCGCCGCGCCTCGGCCAGGACAAGCTGGTGGACCTCTATGTCGCCCCGGTCGTCAGCGAGCCCGGTTCGGTGGTGGTGGTCTTCCAGGAACGCACCATGGCCGACAAGATCGACCGCCAGCTGACGCACCGGGCCGCAGCGCGTTCCGTCACCGGCCTTGCCTCCATGCTGGCGCATGAGATCAAGAACCCTCTTTCCGGCATCCGCGGAGCCGCCCAGCTTCTCGAAAGCTCGGTTGCCGACGAGGACCGGTCGCTGACGCGGCTGATCTGCGACGAGACGGACCGCATTGTCTCGCTGGTCGATCGCATGGAAGTGTTTTCCGATGAACGCCCGGTCGACCGCGTACCGCTCAACATTCACTCGGTGCTCGACCATGTGAAGGCGATCGCCAAGGCGGGGTTCGGCCGCGATATCAAGATCCTCGAAAACTACGATCCGTCGCTGCCGCCGGTCTATGCCAACCGCGACCAGCTCGTGCAGGTGTTCCTGAACCTGATCAAGAATGCCGCGGAAGCGATCGGCGGCCAGCCGGACGGCGAAATCATGCTGACGACGGCCTACCGTCCCGGTATCCGCCTATCAGTCGCGGGAACGCGGGAAAAGATTTCGCTGCCCCTGGAGTTCTGCGTCATCGACAACGGCCCGGGCGTGCCGAGCGATCTGCTGCCGCATCTCTTTGATCCCTTCATCACCACCAAGACCAATGGTTCCGGCCTCGGTCTGGCACTGGTTGCCAAGATCATCGGCGGCCACGGCGGCATTGTTGAATGTGACAGCCAGGCGCGCCGCACCATTTTTCGCGTATTGATGCCCATGCACAAGGATGCTGGCTCTTTTGACGAGGGCCGTCCATGA
- the dusB gene encoding tRNA dihydrouridine synthase DusB, giving the protein MCPKDHQLSLFDLASPFAIGSVDIRNRIVLAPMSGVTDLPFRQLAWRYGAGLVVTEMVASRELAHNKGESWERLKGTGIRPHMVQLAGREAHWMAEAARISEANGADIIDINMGCPAKKVTGGYSGSALMRDPDHALSLIEAVVAAVKVPVTVKMRLGWDENSINAPEIATRAEKAGVQLITVHGRTRMQFYEGRADWDAIRPVREAISIPLIANGDVETDADARTILTRSGADAVMIGRGAQGRPWHCGVLAGQREPAAAERAAVVCEHYEMMLGFYGREAGLRHARKHVGWYLDRNAPGFGQQEKARLMTEKNPERVLELLERALSEATGEPCKEAA; this is encoded by the coding sequence ATGTGCCCGAAAGATCATCAATTGAGTCTCTTCGATCTTGCATCGCCTTTTGCCATCGGGTCGGTCGATATCCGCAACCGCATCGTGCTGGCGCCCATGTCCGGCGTGACCGATCTGCCATTCCGCCAACTGGCATGGCGTTACGGCGCGGGGTTGGTTGTCACCGAAATGGTAGCGAGCCGCGAGCTGGCGCACAATAAGGGCGAATCATGGGAGCGCCTGAAGGGCACGGGCATTCGTCCGCACATGGTGCAGCTTGCCGGGCGCGAGGCGCACTGGATGGCGGAGGCCGCCCGCATTTCCGAAGCGAATGGCGCCGATATCATCGACATCAACATGGGATGTCCGGCCAAGAAGGTGACGGGCGGTTATTCCGGCTCGGCGCTGATGCGCGATCCGGATCACGCGCTCTCGCTGATTGAAGCCGTCGTGGCTGCGGTCAAGGTTCCCGTGACTGTCAAGATGCGTCTCGGCTGGGATGAGAACTCCATCAACGCGCCGGAGATCGCCACCCGCGCCGAAAAGGCCGGCGTGCAGCTGATCACCGTGCATGGGCGTACCCGCATGCAATTTTATGAAGGCCGTGCCGATTGGGATGCGATCCGCCCTGTGCGGGAGGCGATCTCGATCCCGCTGATCGCCAATGGCGATGTGGAAACGGACGCCGATGCCCGGACGATCCTGACACGATCGGGCGCCGATGCGGTGATGATCGGCAGAGGCGCTCAGGGCCGACCGTGGCATTGCGGCGTTCTGGCGGGACAGCGAGAACCTGCAGCCGCCGAGCGGGCCGCCGTCGTCTGTGAACACTACGAGATGATGCTCGGCTTTTACGGTCGCGAGGCCGGTCTTCGCCATGCCCGCAAACATGTGGGCTGGTATCTCGACCGCAATGCGCCGGGTTTCGGCCAGCAGGAAAAGGCGCGACTGATGACAGAAAAGAACCCGGAGCGGGTGCTTGAGCTTCTTGAGCGCGCCCTCTCGGAGGCCACCGGCGAACCCTGCAAGGAGGCCGCATGA
- a CDS encoding CinA family protein: MTAFAPDLLQRAEQVIARYRDRGWMIATAESCTGGLIAGALTEIAGSSSVVDRGFVTYSNAAKTDLLGVMPATLDAYGAVSRETALQMVKGALWRSYANTAVAVTGIAGPGGGSANKPVGLVHLAAASRDGRMIHREMRYGDLGRDGVRLATIMTALELLLDLAQA; encoded by the coding sequence ATGACCGCTTTCGCACCGGATCTCCTTCAGCGCGCAGAACAGGTCATTGCGCGCTACCGCGATCGCGGCTGGATGATTGCCACTGCCGAATCCTGCACCGGCGGACTGATTGCCGGCGCGCTCACCGAAATCGCCGGCTCGTCTTCCGTTGTCGATCGCGGCTTCGTCACCTACAGCAATGCGGCGAAGACGGACCTGCTCGGCGTCATGCCGGCGACACTCGACGCCTACGGCGCCGTTTCGCGCGAAACCGCGCTGCAGATGGTGAAGGGTGCGCTTTGGCGGTCATACGCGAATACTGCGGTCGCCGTGACGGGCATTGCCGGCCCCGGCGGCGGCTCGGCCAACAAACCTGTGGGCCTCGTGCACCTGGCCGCTGCCAGCCGCGACGGCCGGATGATCCACCGGGAGATGCGCTACGGCGATTTGGGGCGAGACGGCGTGCGTCTTGCCACCATCATGACGGCGCTGGAGCTGCTGCTGGACCTCGCTCAGGCGTAG
- a CDS encoding type II toxin-antitoxin system RatA family toxin — MPKFENHRPVKHSAEDMFALVADVEKYPQFLPLCDALSVRSRKERDGKTLLLADMTVGYKAIRETFTTQVLLNPAELVIDVKYIEGPFKYLDNRWRFQPAAQGSVVDFYIDYEFKSRILGAVMGSMFDRAFRMFAEAFEARADKIYA; from the coding sequence ATGCCGAAGTTTGAAAATCACCGCCCCGTTAAGCATTCCGCAGAAGACATGTTCGCGCTTGTCGCCGATGTGGAGAAGTACCCGCAGTTCCTGCCGCTGTGTGATGCGCTAAGCGTGCGCTCGCGCAAGGAGCGGGATGGGAAGACGCTGCTTTTGGCCGACATGACGGTGGGATACAAGGCGATCCGCGAGACCTTCACGACGCAGGTTCTGCTCAATCCGGCCGAACTGGTGATCGATGTGAAATACATCGAAGGGCCGTTCAAGTATCTCGACAACCGCTGGCGTTTCCAGCCGGCGGCGCAGGGTTCCGTCGTCGATTTCTATATCGATTACGAGTTCAAGAGCCGCATTCTCGGCGCCGTGATGGGCTCGATGTTCGACCGCGCCTTCCGCATGTTTGCCGAAGCCTTCGAAGCACGGGCTGACAAGATCTACGCCTGA
- the lipA gene encoding lipoyl synthase has product MVTILDRTALTDDAKRVRHPEKAHRPDTEVMRKPEWIRVKAPTSKGYQETRELVRSHKLVTVCEEAGCPNIGECWDKKHATFMIMGEICTRACAFCNVATGKPNALDQDEPENVAKAVRQMGLSHVVITSVDRDDLDDGGAEHFEKVIWAIRAASPTTTIEILTPDFLKKPGALERVVAAKPDVFNHNMETVPGNYLTVRPGARYFHSVRLLQRVKELDPTMFTKSGIMVGLGEERNEVLQLMDDLRTADVDFLTIGQYLQPTRKHHKVEKFVTPEEFKSYETVAYTKGFLMVSSSPLTRSSHHAGDDFARLKAAREKKVLAAAE; this is encoded by the coding sequence ATGGTCACCATTCTTGATCGCACCGCCTTGACGGATGATGCCAAGCGCGTCCGCCATCCGGAAAAGGCGCATCGGCCCGATACCGAGGTGATGCGCAAGCCGGAATGGATCCGCGTGAAGGCGCCGACCTCCAAGGGCTATCAGGAAACCCGCGAACTGGTGCGCAGCCACAAGCTGGTCACCGTGTGCGAGGAAGCCGGCTGCCCGAACATCGGCGAGTGCTGGGACAAGAAGCACGCGACGTTCATGATCATGGGCGAGATCTGTACGCGTGCCTGTGCCTTCTGCAACGTCGCGACCGGCAAGCCGAACGCGCTGGACCAGGACGAGCCGGAAAACGTCGCCAAGGCCGTGCGCCAGATGGGCTTGAGCCACGTCGTCATCACCTCGGTCGATCGTGACGATCTGGACGATGGTGGCGCGGAACATTTTGAAAAGGTGATCTGGGCGATCCGCGCCGCGTCACCGACGACGACCATCGAGATCCTGACGCCGGACTTCCTGAAAAAGCCCGGTGCGCTGGAGCGCGTCGTCGCTGCCAAGCCCGACGTCTTCAACCACAATATGGAAACCGTGCCCGGCAATTACCTGACGGTGCGTCCCGGCGCGCGCTATTTCCATTCGGTGCGCCTGCTGCAGCGGGTCAAGGAACTGGATCCCACCATGTTCACCAAGTCCGGCATCATGGTCGGGCTTGGCGAAGAGCGCAACGAAGTGCTGCAGTTGATGGACGACCTTCGCACCGCAGACGTCGATTTCCTGACGATCGGCCAGTATCTGCAGCCGACCCGCAAGCACCACAAAGTGGAAAAATTCGTCACGCCGGAAGAGTTCAAGTCGTACGAGACGGTGGCCTACACCAAGGGCTTCCTGATGGTCTCGTCGAGCCCGCTCACCCGCTCGTCACATCATGCGGGCGATGACTTTGCCCGGCTGAAGGCGGCGCGTGAGAAAAAGGTTCTCGCTGCGGCGGAATGA
- a CDS encoding GlsB/YeaQ/YmgE family stress response membrane protein has protein sequence MEGLGFFGTIIIGGLAGWLAGMLMDLRFGVFMNIVIGVVGAALASAILQRAGIWVEPGVWGGLVSGFIGACALLFVAKLVRR, from the coding sequence ATGGAAGGTTTGGGTTTCTTCGGCACGATCATCATCGGCGGACTGGCCGGATGGCTGGCCGGCATGTTGATGGATCTCCGCTTCGGCGTCTTCATGAACATCGTCATCGGCGTGGTCGGTGCCGCATTGGCCAGCGCTATTCTGCAGCGGGCCGGCATCTGGGTCGAACCGGGCGTCTGGGGCGGGCTGGTCAGCGGTTTCATTGGCGCCTGTGCTCTGTTATTTGTCGCCAAACTCGTCAGACGCTAA